In Schlegelella aquatica, one DNA window encodes the following:
- a CDS encoding LysE family translocator — protein sequence MDAVHDLPLFLAAGLLLNFTPGPDMLYVIGTSTSRGVRAGWLAALGIGAGCLVHVGLAAVGISAVIASSPWAFELVKYLGAAYLVYAGLALLWRRGPAADGGAPRATDGVFVQGMLVNVLNPKVALFFLAFLPQFIDASSPGKAWAFTILGLLFTATGTAVNLAAAAAAGTLQARLRARGGGPGRWIDKVVGGVFVALGVRLALSART from the coding sequence ATGGACGCGGTCCACGACCTGCCGTTGTTCCTGGCCGCGGGGCTGCTCCTCAATTTCACGCCGGGGCCCGACATGCTCTACGTCATCGGCACGAGCACGTCGCGCGGCGTGAGGGCCGGCTGGCTTGCCGCGCTCGGCATCGGAGCGGGGTGCTTGGTGCACGTGGGGCTGGCCGCGGTCGGCATCTCGGCGGTCATCGCCTCCTCGCCCTGGGCCTTCGAGCTGGTGAAGTACCTGGGCGCGGCTTACCTGGTGTACGCGGGCCTTGCCTTGCTGTGGCGGCGCGGCCCGGCGGCCGACGGTGGGGCCCCCCGGGCCACGGACGGGGTGTTCGTGCAGGGCATGCTGGTCAATGTGCTCAACCCGAAGGTGGCGCTCTTCTTCCTTGCCTTTCTGCCGCAGTTCATCGACGCCTCGAGCCCGGGCAAGGCCTGGGCATTCACGATACTGGGTCTCTTGTTCACGGCCACCGGCACGGCGGTGAATCTCGCGGCCGCGGCGGCTGCGGGCACCCTGCAGGCGAGGCTGCGGGCTCGGGGCGGCGGGCCCGGGCGCTGGATCGACAAGGTGGTGGGCGGGGTGTTCGTGGCGTTGGGGGTGCGCCTCGCGCTGAGCGCAAGGACCTGA
- the rlmB gene encoding 23S rRNA (guanosine(2251)-2'-O)-methyltransferase RlmB, with product MSAKILFGFHAVTVRLKTAPESVQEIYYDASRRDQRMRQFLARAQEAGARLIESDDDRLHKLCGTHRHQGVVARVSPLSAVRSLDDLLDALSEPPLLLVLDGVTDPHNLGACLRVADGAGAHAVIAPKDHAVGVNATVAKVASGAAETMPYFMVTNLARTLAELKERNIWVIGTAEDAPKTLYEADLRAGVALVLGAEGPGMRQLTRKSCDELVRIPMRGAVESLNVSVASGVCLYEALRQRAAASPASLSPGGA from the coding sequence ATGAGTGCAAAGATCCTCTTCGGCTTCCACGCCGTCACCGTTCGGCTGAAGACCGCGCCCGAGTCCGTCCAGGAGATCTACTACGACGCGTCCCGACGCGACCAGCGGATGCGGCAGTTCCTTGCCCGCGCGCAGGAAGCAGGGGCCCGGTTGATCGAGAGCGATGACGACAGGCTGCACAAGCTGTGCGGCACCCACCGTCACCAGGGGGTGGTCGCTCGCGTGTCGCCGCTGTCCGCGGTCCGTTCGCTCGACGACTTGCTGGACGCTTTGAGCGAGCCGCCCTTGCTCCTGGTGCTCGACGGCGTGACCGATCCTCACAATCTCGGCGCTTGCCTGCGGGTGGCGGACGGCGCCGGTGCGCACGCCGTCATCGCACCGAAGGACCATGCAGTCGGCGTGAATGCGACGGTAGCGAAGGTGGCGAGCGGTGCGGCAGAGACGATGCCGTACTTCATGGTGACCAACCTCGCGCGCACGCTCGCGGAACTCAAGGAGCGCAACATCTGGGTCATCGGAACGGCCGAAGACGCCCCGAAGACGCTCTACGAGGCGGATCTGCGCGCCGGCGTGGCGCTGGTCCTCGGGGCGGAAGGGCCGGGCATGAGGCAGCTCACGCGCAAGAGCTGCGACGAGCTGGTGCGCATCCCCATGCGTGGGGCGGTCGAGAGCCTGAACGTCTCGGTGGCCAGCGGTGTGTGCCTGTACGAGGCCTTGCGTCAGCGGGCAGCGGCTTCGCCGGCCAGCCTCTCGCCCGGCGGGGCCTGA
- a CDS encoding D-2-hydroxyacid dehydrogenase family protein, protein MNIIILDDYQDAVRKLKCAAKLEPYNAKVFTNTVKGIGQLSVRLRDADVLVLIRERTQLPRQLLEKLPQLKLISQTGRVGPHIDLDTCTRMGIAVAEGVGSPVAPAELTWALIMTSMRRLPQYIGNLKHGAWQQSGLKAASMPPNFGIGMVLRGKTLGIWGYGKIGQLVAGYGRAFGMRVLIWGSPSSREKAVADGYEAAASREEFFEASDVLSLHLRLVDATRGIVRLDDLLRMKPTALFVNTSRAELLEENALVTALNRGRPGMAAVDVFESEPILQGHPLLRLENAVCTPHIGYVELDSYELYFSAAFDNVVNFIQGNPTNIVNPDALKVLRR, encoded by the coding sequence ATGAACATCATCATTCTGGACGACTACCAGGACGCGGTGCGCAAGCTCAAGTGCGCCGCCAAGCTGGAACCGTACAACGCCAAGGTTTTCACCAACACCGTCAAGGGCATCGGGCAGCTCTCGGTGCGGTTGCGTGATGCCGACGTCCTGGTGCTGATCCGCGAGCGCACGCAGCTTCCCCGGCAGCTGCTCGAAAAGCTTCCCCAACTCAAGCTCATCTCCCAGACGGGTCGCGTGGGCCCGCACATCGACCTCGACACCTGCACCCGCATGGGCATCGCAGTGGCCGAAGGCGTCGGCTCCCCGGTGGCGCCGGCCGAGCTCACCTGGGCCCTCATCATGACGTCGATGCGCCGGCTGCCGCAGTACATCGGCAATCTCAAGCACGGTGCATGGCAGCAATCGGGCTTGAAGGCCGCCTCGATGCCACCCAACTTCGGCATCGGCATGGTGCTGCGCGGCAAGACCCTCGGCATCTGGGGCTACGGCAAGATCGGCCAGCTCGTGGCGGGGTACGGGCGCGCCTTCGGCATGCGCGTCCTCATCTGGGGCAGCCCGTCGTCGCGCGAGAAGGCGGTGGCCGACGGCTACGAGGCCGCCGCCTCGCGCGAAGAGTTCTTCGAGGCCAGCGACGTGCTCAGCCTGCACCTGCGCCTCGTCGATGCGACGCGGGGCATCGTGCGGCTCGACGACCTGCTGCGCATGAAGCCCACGGCCCTGTTCGTCAACACCTCGCGCGCCGAACTGCTCGAGGAAAACGCCCTGGTCACCGCCCTCAACCGCGGCCGGCCCGGCATGGCGGCGGTCGACGTCTTCGAAAGCGAACCGATCCTGCAAGGTCACCCGCTGCTGCGGCTCGAGAACGCCGTGTGCACCCCGCACATCGGCTACGTCGAGCTGGACAGCTACGAACTCTACTTCAGCGCCGCGTTCGACAACGTCGTCAACTTCATCCAGGGCAACCCCACCAACATCGTCAACCCGGACGCCCTGAAGGTCCTGCGACGCTGA
- a CDS encoding penicillin acylase family protein, whose protein sequence is MSKWMKRAAVALLVVVVTTVVGLGLYAWRAVPETQGRLEVQGPLAAISIERDAHGIPTIRAQNLRDLAFGLGFVHAQDRLWQLETHQRIGAGRLAEAFGEPALKNDQFLRALSVRETARRQWEQVRGQTRELLQAYADGINAHVRQHMTARPPEFVILGLEPTPWEPADSLAWAIMMAWDLGANWNNELLRMRLGLRLPLNRINELLPPYPGDAPLATADYVQLFRELKVDPDLGRQAELAAPESGVEGVGSNNWVLAGTRTTTGAPLLGNDPHLKLSAPALWYVARLEAPGLRVAGATMPGLPMVVLGQNEHIAWGFTNTAPDVQDLYLEELHPQDATRYRTPDGWQPFETREEVIRVKGRPDVRMTVRASRHGPVISDAPGVAEGLTGPAQSSRYVLAMRWTALDVPNTTVEAGLALNRARSVDEFIRASALHVAPMQNMVVADRAGHIAMVAAGRVPLRRADHDLKGLVPAPGWEARYDWQGYLDPSLTPRERDPARGWIATANQRIHAADYPHFITSEWTLPYRQQRIEELLEARPRHDMNSLAAIHADITSLAARKLLPHLRSARSAHPLAAAALAQLEGFDGRMEADRAAPLILWAWTRHLQALLFGDELGDGLWSRLNGRNFYDAMERVLERQDAWWCDDKRTPAAEHCAEMSNRALGLALDELQQLQGPDPARWRWGAAHQARSEHRPFSKVPALARFFELRVPVGGDTYTVNAARVNLSADTVTGERYLNEHGPSFRALYDLQDPSRSRVIHSTGQPGLPLVRAYRDFVHRWAHVEYVPLWDAPAKEVLRLEPAAADRVR, encoded by the coding sequence GTGTCGAAATGGATGAAGCGGGCGGCGGTGGCGCTGCTGGTGGTCGTCGTGACCACGGTCGTGGGCTTGGGGCTCTACGCATGGCGGGCCGTCCCTGAGACGCAGGGGCGGCTCGAGGTCCAGGGGCCCCTGGCGGCGATCTCGATCGAACGTGATGCCCACGGCATTCCGACCATCCGTGCGCAGAACCTGCGGGACCTGGCCTTCGGGCTGGGATTCGTCCACGCGCAGGACCGGCTCTGGCAGCTCGAGACGCACCAGCGTATCGGGGCGGGCCGGCTGGCCGAGGCGTTCGGCGAACCGGCGCTGAAGAACGACCAGTTCCTGCGCGCGTTGAGCGTGCGCGAGACGGCGCGGCGGCAATGGGAGCAGGTGCGCGGGCAGACGAGGGAGCTTCTGCAGGCCTATGCCGACGGCATCAACGCCCACGTACGGCAGCACATGACGGCCCGCCCGCCCGAGTTCGTGATCCTGGGCCTGGAGCCGACCCCGTGGGAGCCGGCCGACAGCCTCGCCTGGGCGATCATGATGGCGTGGGACCTCGGCGCGAACTGGAACAACGAACTGCTGCGCATGCGGCTCGGGCTGCGCCTGCCGCTGAACCGGATCAACGAGCTCCTGCCCCCGTATCCCGGTGATGCGCCGCTGGCGACGGCCGACTACGTCCAGCTCTTCCGCGAACTGAAGGTGGACCCCGATCTCGGCAGGCAGGCCGAGCTGGCGGCCCCCGAGTCCGGCGTGGAAGGGGTGGGCTCCAACAACTGGGTACTGGCCGGCACTCGCACGACGACAGGCGCGCCGTTGCTCGGCAACGACCCCCACCTGAAGCTCAGCGCGCCGGCGCTGTGGTACGTCGCGAGGCTGGAGGCGCCGGGCCTGCGCGTGGCGGGTGCCACCATGCCCGGGCTGCCGATGGTGGTGCTGGGACAGAACGAGCACATTGCCTGGGGGTTCACCAACACGGCCCCGGACGTCCAGGACCTCTACCTCGAAGAACTGCACCCGCAGGACGCGACGCGCTACCGCACGCCCGACGGCTGGCAGCCCTTCGAGACGCGCGAGGAGGTCATCCGCGTCAAGGGCCGCCCCGACGTGCGCATGACGGTCCGCGCGAGCCGGCACGGCCCCGTGATCTCCGACGCGCCGGGGGTCGCCGAGGGCTTGACGGGGCCGGCCCAGAGCTCGCGCTACGTGCTCGCGATGCGCTGGACGGCTCTGGACGTGCCCAACACCACCGTCGAGGCGGGCCTCGCGCTCAACCGAGCGCGTTCGGTGGACGAGTTCATCCGAGCGAGCGCCCTGCATGTGGCGCCGATGCAGAACATGGTCGTGGCCGACCGTGCGGGGCACATCGCGATGGTCGCGGCCGGCCGGGTGCCGCTGCGGCGGGCCGATCACGACCTCAAGGGGCTGGTGCCGGCGCCGGGGTGGGAAGCCCGGTACGACTGGCAAGGCTACCTGGACCCCTCGCTCACCCCGCGGGAGCGGGACCCTGCGCGGGGGTGGATCGCCACCGCGAACCAACGCATCCATGCGGCCGACTACCCCCACTTCATCACGAGCGAGTGGACGCTGCCCTACCGTCAGCAGCGCATCGAGGAACTGCTGGAGGCGCGGCCGCGGCACGACATGAACAGCTTGGCTGCGATCCATGCGGACATCACGTCCTTGGCGGCCCGCAAGCTCTTGCCTCATCTGCGGTCGGCGCGCTCGGCGCACCCCCTGGCCGCGGCTGCGTTGGCGCAGCTGGAGGGATTCGACGGGCGCATGGAGGCCGACCGCGCGGCGCCGTTGATCCTCTGGGCGTGGACGCGCCACCTGCAGGCGCTGCTGTTCGGCGATGAGCTGGGCGACGGCCTGTGGAGCCGGCTGAACGGTCGGAACTTCTACGACGCGATGGAGCGGGTGCTGGAGCGCCAGGACGCCTGGTGGTGCGACGACAAACGCACCCCGGCCGCGGAGCACTGCGCCGAGATGAGCAATCGGGCTCTGGGGCTGGCGCTCGACGAACTCCAGCAACTGCAGGGGCCCGACCCGGCCCGGTGGCGTTGGGGCGCCGCACACCAAGCGCGCAGCGAGCACCGGCCGTTCAGCAAGGTCCCGGCGTTGGCCCGGTTCTTCGAGCTGCGTGTGCCGGTGGGCGGCGACACCTACACCGTCAACGCCGCGCGGGTGAACCTGAGCGCCGATACGGTCACCGGCGAGCGCTACCTGAACGAGCACGGGCCGAGCTTTCGGGCCTTGTACGACCTGCAGGACCCTTCGCGCTCGCGCGTGATCCATTCGACCGGACAGCCGGGGCTGCCGCTCGTGCGGGCCTACCGGGACTTCGTGCACCGATGGGCGCACGTGGAGTACGTCCCGCTATGGGATGCGCCAGCGAAAGAAGTCTTGCGGCTGGAACCCGCCGCGGCGGACAGGGTGCGTTGA
- a CDS encoding arylesterase, with protein MAPHARGAARAKILVLGDSLSAEYGLRRGSGWVALLKQRLEREGVKAEVVNASISGETTSGGRSRLPALLQQHRPTHVVIELGGNDALRGLPLEMTRSNLEAMVLAAQEAGAQVLLVGMRMPPNYGRKYGEEFSGLFREVARERKTELVPFFLQGIADVPGAEHWFQPDRIHPNESAQERLLENVWPVLERMLKRR; from the coding sequence ATGGCCCCACATGCCCGAGGCGCCGCCCGCGCGAAGATTCTCGTGCTGGGCGACAGCTTGTCGGCCGAGTACGGGTTGCGACGCGGCAGCGGCTGGGTGGCGTTGCTCAAGCAGCGGCTCGAGCGCGAGGGTGTCAAGGCCGAGGTGGTCAACGCGAGCATCAGTGGCGAGACCACCTCCGGCGGCCGCTCCCGCCTGCCGGCGCTGCTCCAGCAGCATCGCCCCACCCACGTCGTGATCGAACTCGGAGGCAACGACGCCCTCCGGGGCCTGCCGCTGGAGATGACCCGCTCGAACCTCGAGGCCATGGTGCTCGCGGCCCAGGAGGCCGGGGCGCAGGTGCTGCTGGTCGGCATGCGCATGCCCCCCAACTACGGCAGGAAGTACGGCGAGGAGTTCAGCGGCCTCTTCCGCGAGGTGGCACGCGAGCGGAAAACCGAACTCGTGCCCTTCTTTCTTCAGGGCATCGCCGACGTGCCCGGCGCCGAGCACTGGTTCCAGCCGGATCGCATCCACCCCAACGAGTCGGCCCAGGAACGCCTGCTCGAAAACGTGTGGCCGGTGCTGGAACGCATGCTCAAGCGACGCTGA
- a CDS encoding chromate transporter, with product MAISSDDSLAAPLGRPQGLGELFWVFNRLALQGFGGVLPVAQRELVERVRWLTREDFLELLSIGQMLPGPNVVNVALMIGDRFFGLRGAFVALAGMLAAPTVIVLTLAALYGHFAEQPAVAGALRGMGAVAAGLVLATAIKLAATLRRSPLGVGLASALAVATTALVAVWRWPLVWVLAALGPLALTLAARRLRR from the coding sequence ATGGCCATTTCATCGGATGATTCGCTCGCTGCGCCCCTGGGGCGGCCGCAGGGGCTCGGTGAACTCTTCTGGGTCTTCAACCGCCTGGCGCTCCAGGGCTTCGGCGGCGTTCTGCCGGTGGCGCAGCGCGAACTCGTGGAGCGCGTGCGCTGGCTGACGCGCGAGGACTTCCTCGAACTGCTCTCGATCGGGCAAATGCTGCCCGGCCCCAACGTGGTCAACGTCGCGCTGATGATCGGCGACCGCTTCTTCGGTCTGCGCGGGGCCTTCGTCGCGCTGGCGGGAATGCTCGCCGCACCCACCGTCATCGTGTTGACCCTTGCAGCCTTGTACGGCCACTTCGCCGAGCAACCGGCGGTCGCCGGCGCGCTGCGCGGCATGGGAGCCGTCGCGGCGGGGCTCGTCCTGGCCACGGCGATCAAGCTCGCCGCCACCTTGCGGCGCTCGCCCCTGGGCGTCGGCCTCGCCTCGGCGCTGGCCGTCGCCACCACCGCCCTGGTGGCGGTATGGCGCTGGCCGCTCGTGTGGGTGCTGGCAGCGCTCGGGCCTCTCGCGCTGACGCTGGCGGCTCGGAGGCTTCGGCGATGA
- a CDS encoding chromate transporter, with the protein MNVLSLGEYVELIGHFMVLSIIAIGGAITTAPEMHRYLVLERGWMSDAQFTGSIALAQAAPGPNILFVAVLGWTAAGPWGALVTMLGIMLPSTTLALAAARWGRARRDTLAVRAFTAGMAPLTVGLLFSTGWVLTEPTRTSAVALVLVVGSAALLLRTPVSPMWLIAAGAVSGALGWV; encoded by the coding sequence ATGAACGTCCTCTCCCTCGGCGAGTACGTCGAGCTGATCGGCCACTTCATGGTCCTTTCGATCATCGCCATCGGCGGGGCGATCACCACCGCACCCGAGATGCACCGCTACCTGGTGCTCGAACGCGGCTGGATGTCGGATGCGCAGTTCACCGGCTCGATCGCGCTCGCCCAGGCTGCACCGGGGCCCAACATCCTGTTCGTCGCGGTCTTGGGGTGGACGGCGGCCGGGCCCTGGGGGGCGCTCGTCACCATGCTCGGCATCATGCTGCCCTCGACCACACTCGCATTGGCGGCCGCGCGCTGGGGCCGTGCCCGGCGCGACACGCTGGCGGTGCGGGCCTTCACGGCGGGCATGGCGCCCCTCACGGTGGGGCTGCTGTTCTCGACCGGTTGGGTGCTGACCGAGCCCACGCGCACCTCTGCGGTGGCCCTCGTGCTGGTGGTCGGCTCGGCCGCCCTCCTGTTACGCACCCCCGTGAGCCCGATGTGGCTCATCGCCGCGGGTGCGGTCAGCGGAGCACTGGGCTGGGTGTGA
- the upp gene encoding uracil phosphoribosyltransferase produces the protein MPVIEVKHPLVKHKVGLMREADISTKKFRELTAEVARLLAYEATADFPLEKTTIQCWSGPTEVDQIRGKKVTVVPILRAGLGMLDGVLDMVPNAKISVVGLSRNHDTLEPEHYFEKFVGDLAARTALIIDPMLATAGSMIATVDLLKRKGCRDIRALVLVAAPEGVRALDAAHPDVRCWTAAIDSHLDAQGYIIPGLGDAGDKIFGTKHE, from the coding sequence ATGCCCGTCATCGAAGTCAAGCACCCCCTCGTCAAGCACAAGGTGGGCCTCATGCGCGAGGCCGACATCTCCACCAAGAAGTTCCGCGAGCTGACGGCGGAAGTGGCGCGCCTCCTCGCCTACGAGGCCACCGCCGACTTCCCGCTCGAGAAGACGACGATCCAGTGCTGGAGCGGCCCGACCGAGGTGGACCAGATCCGCGGCAAGAAGGTCACCGTCGTGCCCATCCTGCGCGCGGGGCTGGGGATGCTGGACGGGGTGCTGGACATGGTTCCCAACGCGAAGATCAGCGTCGTCGGTCTTTCGCGCAACCACGACACGCTGGAGCCCGAGCACTACTTCGAGAAGTTCGTCGGGGACTTGGCCGCGCGCACGGCGCTCATCATCGATCCGATGCTGGCGACCGCGGGATCGATGATCGCCACTGTCGACTTGCTCAAACGCAAGGGCTGCCGCGACATCCGGGCGCTCGTGCTCGTGGCGGCGCCCGAGGGAGTGCGTGCGCTCGACGCCGCGCACCCGGACGTGCGCTGCTGGACGGCGGCCATCGACAGCCACCTCGACGCGCAGGGCTACATCATCCCGGGGCTCGGGGACGCGGGCGACAAGATCTTCGGCACCAAGCACGAGTAG
- a CDS encoding ABC transporter ATP-binding protein — protein MSQPIIVVERLTKRVKDSTGELTILQDIDFALMPRESVAIVGASGSGKSTLLGIIAGLDTPSEGTVRLAGQDLFALDEDARAAVRAEKVGFVFQSFQLMGNLTALENVMLPLELQGRRDARKAAGEMLHRVGLGERLHHYPKVLSGGEQQRVALARAFVVQPALLLADEPTGSLDFATGEKVMDLMFELNRERGTTLVLVTHDRQIAARCDRQIRLEAGRVVPMEPSEVALP, from the coding sequence ATGTCCCAACCCATCATCGTCGTGGAGCGTTTGACCAAGCGCGTGAAGGACTCCACCGGGGAACTCACGATTCTGCAGGATATCGATTTCGCCCTCATGCCGAGGGAATCGGTGGCGATCGTGGGTGCCTCGGGCTCCGGCAAGTCGACGTTGTTGGGGATCATCGCCGGGCTGGACACGCCGAGCGAGGGCACCGTGCGGCTGGCCGGGCAGGACCTGTTTGCGCTGGACGAGGACGCGCGAGCCGCCGTGCGCGCCGAGAAGGTCGGTTTCGTGTTCCAGAGCTTTCAGCTGATGGGCAATCTGACGGCCCTGGAGAACGTGATGCTGCCGCTCGAGTTGCAGGGGCGCCGCGACGCCCGCAAGGCCGCCGGCGAGATGCTGCACCGGGTGGGGCTGGGCGAGCGCCTGCATCACTACCCCAAGGTGCTGTCGGGCGGCGAACAGCAGCGCGTCGCCCTGGCACGCGCCTTCGTGGTGCAACCGGCGCTGCTCCTGGCCGACGAGCCGACGGGCAGCCTCGACTTCGCCACCGGAGAGAAGGTGATGGACCTGATGTTCGAGCTCAACCGGGAGCGCGGGACCACGCTCGTACTGGTGACTCACGACCGGCAGATCGCCGCCCGCTGCGACCGCCAGATCCGGCTTGAAGCCGGACGTGTGGTGCCCATGGAGCCTTCCGAGGTGGCGCTGCCCTAA